In the genome of Saprospira sp. CCB-QB6, one region contains:
- a CDS encoding SCO family protein, with the protein MNTKLFIFLLALGCFGACSSNPQKILPVLGQPEVTEKVVDGKTVYDSTEHKISDFSLYNQEGENITQATVEGKVYVADFFFTSCPTICPKVKANLKKVYKEYKDRDDFLLLSHSIDVKHDTIGRLAWYADKFNIDAKSWHLLTGKHADIYKLSPQYLIAALVDEGAPGGFDHSGAVALVDRHRRIRGMYDGTDPEKMEDLIKDIAILLAEK; encoded by the coding sequence ATGAACACGAAATTATTCATCTTCCTCCTGGCCCTCGGATGCTTTGGCGCCTGTAGTTCTAACCCACAAAAAATACTGCCCGTTTTAGGACAGCCCGAAGTCACCGAAAAAGTTGTCGATGGCAAAACAGTTTATGACTCTACAGAACATAAAATCTCTGATTTTAGCCTCTACAACCAAGAGGGCGAAAATATTACTCAAGCTACCGTAGAAGGCAAAGTCTATGTCGCCGATTTCTTTTTTACCTCCTGCCCCACTATCTGCCCCAAGGTGAAAGCCAATCTCAAAAAGGTGTACAAGGAATATAAAGACCGAGATGATTTCTTGCTCCTCTCCCACTCTATCGATGTCAAACACGATACCATTGGCCGCCTCGCTTGGTATGCCGATAAGTTTAATATTGACGCTAAAAGCTGGCATTTGCTCACAGGTAAGCATGCAGATATTTACAAATTATCGCCCCAATACCTGATCGCCGCCCTAGTCGACGAAGGTGCTCCTGGCGGCTTTGACCACAGTGGTGCTGTCGCCCTTGTCGACCGCCACCGCCGTATTCGAGGGATGTACGATGGTACAGATCCCGAAAAGATGGAGGACCTCATTAAAGATATTGCCATCCTTTTGGCCGAAAAATAA
- a CDS encoding DNA alkylation repair protein produces MLALVSAFQESAINEKVEPMSAYMRKQFKFLGLPSPIRKTVQKTFWAKEELPEGQDLLDFVELLWAQDYRELHYQAMELLEKPLRKTNNSELLPFLLQLLQTNSWWDSCDYIGPKLIGHYLQKFPQLKNETHKWVQSENLWLRRTALLFQLRYKTQTDWPLLQEFILILAPETDFFIRKAIGWSLREYSKTDGPAVTTFIHTHEAKLSGLSKREGLKWLQKHHKNG; encoded by the coding sequence ATGCTTGCCTTAGTTTCTGCTTTTCAAGAATCGGCAATAAACGAAAAAGTAGAGCCGATGTCGGCCTATATGCGCAAGCAATTTAAATTTTTAGGCTTGCCCTCTCCTATTCGGAAAACGGTGCAAAAGACATTTTGGGCCAAGGAAGAACTTCCTGAAGGACAAGATTTGCTTGATTTTGTAGAATTACTTTGGGCACAAGACTACAGAGAACTACATTATCAGGCTATGGAGTTACTGGAAAAGCCACTGCGCAAAACAAATAATAGCGAACTACTTCCTTTTTTACTACAATTACTACAAACCAATAGCTGGTGGGATAGCTGTGATTATATTGGACCAAAACTTATTGGCCACTACCTACAAAAATTTCCCCAACTCAAAAACGAGACTCATAAATGGGTCCAATCTGAGAACTTATGGCTCCGACGAACCGCTCTACTCTTCCAACTTCGCTATAAAACCCAAACCGATTGGCCCCTCTTGCAAGAGTTTATCCTAATTTTGGCCCCAGAAACCGACTTTTTTATCCGTAAAGCCATTGGCTGGTCCCTAAGAGAATATTCTAAAACTGATGGCCCAGCCGTTACTACTTTTATTCACACTCATGAAGCTAAACTCTCGGGTCTTTCTAAACGAGAAGGACTCAAGTGGCTACAAAAACATCATAAAAATGGCTAA
- a CDS encoding acyl-CoA dehydrogenase family protein: MAELVDNKQTEVLKGAEYLIRDSQANETYIPEESNEEQDMVRQMVKDFCDTHIYPNYAKIEKQENDIAKDLLAVAGEQGLLSAHIPEEYGGMTMDNNTNTIITEEIGRAGSFSVAVAAHTGIGMLPILYYGTEEQKQKYLPGLCSGELAASYCLTEPGSGSDALAAKTKATRSEDGEHFYITGQKMWITNGGFADVYIVFAQVDGDKFTGFLVERGAEGLSLGAEEDKLGIKGSSTRQVFFENVKVSKDAVLGEIGKGHLIAFNVLNVGRFKLGVMTLGAAKRNADLAVQYANERQQFKQSISNFGAIQHKLAQQATRIYAAESALYRTSMLLQQKSKALMEAGKTFAEAKLIAAEEYAVECAMLKVIGSEMLDYVVDETVQIHGGNGFSEEYSAARAYRDARINRIFEGTNEINRLLTFSMTMRRAMKGAIDITGPAWEVQKELASMPKIENLDGPLAQEVKTVKQLKKMALMVAGGAAKYQLDGKLDLKNEQEICMNIADLMIEAFVAESFLLRVQKLAEQGKDSSNPEKMLKIFLNDALDRAAKNAKDALCSFADGDALRMMLNGVKRFSKGGQYNVKNLGREVAKTFIDANEYCF; encoded by the coding sequence ATGGCAGAACTTGTTGATAATAAACAAACTGAAGTACTAAAAGGTGCGGAGTACTTGATCCGCGATAGCCAAGCAAACGAAACTTATATCCCCGAAGAAAGCAATGAGGAGCAGGATATGGTCCGCCAAATGGTTAAGGATTTCTGCGATACGCATATCTACCCTAACTACGCCAAAATCGAAAAGCAAGAAAATGATATCGCTAAGGACCTATTGGCCGTAGCTGGTGAACAAGGCTTGCTAAGCGCCCATATTCCCGAAGAATATGGTGGAATGACTATGGACAATAATACCAATACGATTATTACAGAAGAAATTGGCCGTGCTGGCTCTTTCTCTGTTGCCGTAGCTGCTCATACTGGAATCGGAATGTTGCCCATCCTTTATTATGGTACCGAAGAACAAAAACAAAAGTACCTTCCTGGCCTTTGCTCTGGCGAACTTGCCGCTTCTTACTGTCTCACCGAACCCGGTTCTGGCTCAGATGCCCTAGCCGCCAAAACTAAAGCAACTCGCTCTGAAGATGGCGAGCATTTCTATATCACTGGCCAGAAAATGTGGATTACTAACGGCGGTTTTGCCGACGTTTATATCGTCTTCGCTCAAGTTGATGGCGATAAGTTTACAGGCTTTTTGGTAGAACGTGGAGCTGAAGGACTTAGCCTAGGCGCCGAAGAAGATAAACTCGGTATCAAAGGTTCTTCTACCCGCCAAGTGTTCTTCGAAAATGTAAAGGTGTCTAAAGATGCCGTTTTAGGAGAAATCGGAAAAGGCCACCTTATTGCCTTTAACGTATTAAATGTAGGTCGCTTCAAATTGGGCGTGATGACTCTAGGTGCCGCTAAACGCAATGCTGACCTAGCTGTACAATACGCTAACGAACGCCAACAGTTTAAACAATCAATTAGCAACTTTGGCGCTATCCAACACAAATTAGCCCAACAAGCTACTCGCATTTATGCCGCAGAATCGGCCCTCTACCGCACCTCTATGCTCCTTCAGCAAAAGTCTAAGGCCTTAATGGAAGCTGGTAAAACCTTTGCCGAGGCTAAGCTGATCGCCGCCGAAGAATATGCCGTAGAATGTGCTATGCTCAAAGTAATCGGCTCTGAAATGCTCGATTATGTAGTGGACGAAACTGTGCAAATCCATGGCGGAAACGGCTTCTCTGAAGAGTATTCTGCCGCCCGCGCTTATCGCGATGCCCGTATCAACCGTATCTTTGAAGGTACCAACGAAATTAACCGCCTCCTTACTTTCTCTATGACTATGCGTAGAGCAATGAAAGGTGCTATCGATATCACTGGCCCCGCTTGGGAAGTGCAAAAGGAGTTGGCTAGCATGCCCAAAATCGAAAACCTCGATGGTCCCTTGGCTCAAGAAGTGAAAACCGTTAAACAACTCAAGAAAATGGCCCTTATGGTGGCTGGCGGCGCCGCCAAATACCAACTAGATGGTAAATTGGACCTCAAAAATGAACAGGAAATCTGCATGAATATCGCCGATCTAATGATCGAAGCTTTCGTTGCCGAATCATTCCTCCTCCGCGTTCAAAAACTAGCCGAACAAGGAAAAGATAGCAGCAATCCCGAAAAAATGCTTAAGATTTTCCTTAACGATGCCCTCGATCGCGCCGCCAAAAATGCCAAAGATGCGCTCTGCTCTTTCGCCGATGGCGATGCCCTCCGCATGATGCTCAATGGCGTGAAACGCTTTAGCAAAGGCGGTCAATACAATGTCAAAAACCTAGGTCGTGAAGTCGCCAAAACTTTTATCGACGCTAATGAGTACTGCTTCTAA
- a CDS encoding radical SAM/SPASM domain-containing protein translates to MSKLLQLGDAWNLARRIGPKRFWNLLKVYSSYYYSRLLGRPKQWGLPFSISIEPTTACNLRCPECPSGLRNFSRPRGNLKADFFRTLIEEVGDQLFYLTFYFQGEPYLNPNFLEMVAYANQKGIYTATSTNAHFLNEANAKKTVESGLDRLIISIDGSDQETYSAYRKSGKLENVLQGARNMVKWKRELKSKTPYLIFQFLVVRPNEHQIPDIYRLAEEIGVDEVKLKTAQIYDYKQGNPLIPTQNKYARYAKQADGSYVIKNELLNHCWKLWHSCVISWDGRVLPCCFDKDAQHELGQLQSASFEEIWWSEAYEEFRELLFKGRDQIDICQNCTEGCKVWAED, encoded by the coding sequence ATGTCTAAACTACTCCAACTAGGGGATGCATGGAACTTGGCGCGGCGGATAGGGCCCAAGCGGTTTTGGAATCTGTTAAAAGTTTATAGCTCCTATTATTATAGTCGATTATTAGGGCGGCCCAAGCAGTGGGGTCTGCCCTTTTCCATCTCAATAGAGCCGACAACGGCTTGCAACCTTCGGTGTCCTGAGTGTCCGAGTGGTCTGCGCAATTTCTCTAGGCCTAGGGGGAACCTCAAGGCGGATTTTTTCCGCACCTTGATTGAGGAGGTGGGGGATCAGCTCTTTTATTTGACCTTTTATTTTCAGGGCGAGCCTTATTTGAATCCCAATTTTTTGGAGATGGTGGCTTATGCGAATCAGAAAGGCATTTATACAGCGACCTCTACCAATGCTCATTTTTTGAATGAGGCTAATGCGAAGAAAACGGTAGAATCTGGTTTGGATCGTTTGATTATTTCTATTGATGGCAGTGATCAGGAGACCTATTCGGCCTATCGGAAGAGTGGGAAATTGGAGAATGTGTTGCAAGGGGCCCGGAATATGGTAAAGTGGAAGCGGGAGTTGAAGAGCAAAACGCCCTATTTAATTTTCCAGTTTTTGGTGGTGCGGCCCAATGAGCATCAGATTCCGGATATTTATCGATTGGCGGAAGAGATTGGGGTAGATGAGGTCAAGTTGAAGACGGCGCAGATCTATGATTACAAGCAGGGGAACCCCTTGATTCCCACACAGAATAAATATGCCCGTTATGCCAAGCAGGCGGATGGGAGTTATGTCATCAAGAATGAGTTATTGAATCATTGTTGGAAGCTTTGGCATTCTTGTGTGATTAGTTGGGATGGGCGGGTATTGCCTTGTTGTTTTGACAAAGATGCCCAGCATGAGTTGGGGCAATTGCAGTCGGCTAGTTTTGAGGAAATTTGGTGGTCGGAAGCCTATGAGGAATTCAGAGAATTGTTATTTAAGGGGCGGGATCAGATAGATATTTGTCAGAACTGCACAGAGGGTTGTAAGGTTTGGGCGGAGGATTGA
- a CDS encoding DinB family protein, with translation MERAIERPQAGEFAPFYANYINLVSSTAILPQFQLNLDKTIALLEHLPLEAGNFAYAEGKWSIKELLQHCIDTEQIMLYRALRFARNDGQALVGFDEDAYVLAVDLKNRSLADLLIDWRSLRQFSQRFFLSLRAEDWEKRGIASGKTCSVRALAYIILGHESHHRNILEERYLPYV, from the coding sequence ATGGAAAGAGCAATAGAGCGGCCGCAGGCGGGAGAATTTGCGCCTTTTTATGCCAATTACATCAATTTGGTCTCTTCGACGGCCATTTTGCCGCAGTTTCAGTTGAATTTGGATAAAACCATAGCCTTGTTGGAGCATCTACCCTTGGAGGCGGGCAACTTTGCCTATGCGGAGGGGAAATGGAGCATCAAAGAATTGCTGCAGCACTGCATAGATACGGAGCAGATCATGCTTTATAGGGCCTTGCGTTTTGCGCGGAATGACGGGCAGGCCTTGGTTGGATTTGATGAAGATGCCTATGTATTGGCGGTAGATCTAAAAAACCGTTCGCTTGCGGACTTGTTAATAGATTGGCGGAGCTTGCGGCAGTTTAGTCAGCGTTTTTTTCTGAGTCTTCGGGCAGAGGATTGGGAAAAAAGGGGGATAGCCAGCGGCAAGACTTGTTCTGTTCGGGCTTTGGCCTATATCATATTGGGGCATGAAAGCCATCATCGTAATATATTAGAAGAACGTTACCTTCCTTATGTCTAA
- a CDS encoding leucine-rich repeat domain-containing protein: MNRLYILLYFLLVQQFAMGQAQPPSWACRDLEGLASEQFDSLRVLYLYEKELQVWPREMKQAKGLQRLWLCQIEQLDLPYILDQLLAHPQLEQLFLSKNELLMLPEQIGELQSLRILHLDHNELDQLPERLGQLQELEELHLGYNQLQQLPQWLEGLPKLKKLYVQGNPLSKETDESRAAWEELFKEQKIQCQWKEQ, translated from the coding sequence ATGAATCGACTATATATTTTGCTTTATTTTCTTTTGGTTCAGCAGTTTGCGATGGGGCAAGCGCAGCCGCCATCTTGGGCTTGTCGGGATTTGGAAGGTTTGGCGAGCGAACAATTTGATAGTTTGCGAGTCCTTTATCTATATGAAAAAGAGCTGCAAGTCTGGCCGCGGGAAATGAAGCAGGCCAAGGGCTTGCAGCGGCTTTGGCTTTGCCAGATAGAGCAGTTAGATTTGCCCTATATTTTAGATCAGTTGTTAGCTCATCCGCAATTGGAGCAATTATTTTTGAGTAAAAATGAGTTGTTGATGTTGCCTGAGCAGATAGGGGAACTGCAAAGCTTGCGCATTTTACATTTGGACCATAATGAATTGGATCAATTGCCAGAGCGTTTGGGGCAGTTGCAAGAATTGGAGGAGTTACATTTGGGGTACAATCAGTTGCAACAATTGCCGCAATGGTTAGAAGGTTTGCCCAAGTTGAAAAAGCTTTATGTGCAGGGGAACCCGTTGAGTAAAGAGACGGATGAAAGTCGAGCGGCTTGGGAAGAGTTATTTAAAGAGCAAAAAATTCAGTGTCAATGGAAAGAGCAATAG
- a CDS encoding cystathionine gamma-synthase: MKRLNFMKFGTKVIHAGIEPDPATGAIMTPIYQTSTYAQSSPGQHKGYEYSRTLNPTRKALEDNLAALENGQFGLTFGSGLAAEAALLHLLDPGDEVISTNDLYGGSYRLFTKVFSRYGIKFQFVGMQGTAEIEAHITEKTKLIWIETPTNPMLNIIDIEAICAVAKKHNIMVCVDNTFATPYLQNPLDLGADVVMHSVTKYLGGHSDVVMGALVVKDEALAEKLYFIQNSVGAVPGPQDCFLVLRGIKTLHLRVQRASENAGKIAEFLLQHPKVDKVYYPGLAQHAGHETAKKQMRGFGAMLSFNLKEDTAAAAAKVLEKVHYFTCAESLGGVESLIGHPASMTHAAIPREERLKVGLTDSLIRLSVGVEDVDDLLADLDKALG, from the coding sequence ATTAAACGACTTAACTTTATGAAATTCGGAACTAAAGTCATTCACGCAGGTATTGAACCCGATCCCGCAACGGGAGCGATTATGACCCCCATTTATCAGACTTCTACTTACGCCCAAAGCTCTCCGGGCCAACATAAAGGCTATGAGTATTCTAGAACGCTCAACCCCACCCGCAAAGCCCTAGAGGATAACCTAGCCGCCCTAGAAAATGGCCAGTTTGGCCTTACTTTCGGCTCTGGCTTGGCCGCAGAAGCAGCCCTTTTGCACCTACTCGATCCAGGCGATGAGGTAATTTCTACCAATGACCTCTATGGCGGATCCTACCGCCTCTTTACTAAGGTCTTTAGCCGCTATGGCATCAAATTTCAGTTTGTAGGAATGCAGGGCACAGCCGAAATTGAGGCCCATATTACCGAAAAAACTAAGCTGATCTGGATCGAAACCCCCACCAACCCCATGCTCAATATTATTGATATTGAGGCCATTTGTGCCGTAGCCAAAAAGCACAATATCATGGTTTGTGTAGACAATACTTTTGCCACGCCTTACCTCCAAAATCCCTTGGACCTAGGCGCAGATGTAGTGATGCACTCGGTCACTAAATACCTAGGCGGCCACTCGGATGTAGTGATGGGCGCTTTGGTGGTGAAGGATGAAGCCTTGGCCGAAAAACTCTATTTCATCCAGAACTCTGTGGGTGCCGTTCCTGGTCCCCAAGATTGTTTCTTGGTCCTCCGTGGAATCAAAACCCTACACCTTCGCGTGCAAAGAGCTAGCGAAAATGCTGGCAAAATTGCCGAGTTTTTGCTCCAACACCCCAAGGTAGATAAGGTATATTACCCCGGTTTGGCCCAGCATGCTGGACATGAAACCGCCAAAAAGCAGATGCGCGGCTTTGGCGCTATGCTTTCCTTCAACCTCAAGGAAGATACCGCAGCAGCTGCCGCTAAGGTGCTCGAAAAGGTACACTATTTCACTTGTGCAGAGTCTTTGGGTGGCGTAGAATCGCTCATTGGCCATCCCGCTAGCATGACCCATGCCGCTATTCCCCGCGAAGAGCGCCTTAAAGTGGGCTTGACCGACTCGCTGATTCGCCTTTCTGTTGGCGTAGAAGATGTCGATGATCTTTTGGCCGATTTGGATAAAGCCCTTGGCTAG
- a CDS encoding DUF1015 family protein: MASIIPFRPVLPDLNDIISFDDFFGTAKRKFPLYYRDGYYQMDQEPSLLIYRIIRHNRSHTGIIACTHVEDYLQGHIKRHEFTLADKETRMQELFEERNGVIKPILLTYPNVLEIDALINRITISMPPSFKIPFEDDQHVFWLLKEEEHVQRLQALFQEKVPSSYICDGHHRMTTAERLYNAHKSEDSQNPFHYIMAAYFPASEILIHNYNRILKSLKGLSEEEFLQKLEKYYEVSLEPMAFRPLRRGEMGCYIQGRWRKLLLREEYSPGDETSVADSLDVHLFNRYILQDILGIEDVRNDVEVRYVGGVKGPAALERKVDEEAAVAAFNLYPVAMEDLISISDLRGTLPPKSTYVEPRMRNGFTAQMYSKI; encoded by the coding sequence ATGGCAAGTATTATCCCTTTTCGGCCAGTTTTGCCCGACCTTAACGACATTATTTCCTTTGACGATTTTTTTGGTACCGCTAAACGCAAGTTCCCCCTCTATTACCGAGATGGCTACTACCAAATGGACCAAGAACCTAGTCTGCTGATTTATCGCATTATCCGACACAACCGCAGCCATACCGGCATTATTGCCTGTACTCATGTTGAGGATTATTTGCAGGGCCATATCAAACGCCACGAGTTTACCCTAGCCGATAAGGAAACTCGGATGCAAGAGCTTTTTGAGGAACGCAATGGCGTGATTAAACCCATTTTGCTCACTTACCCCAATGTGCTAGAAATTGATGCCCTCATTAACCGCATCACGATTTCTATGCCCCCCAGTTTCAAAATCCCCTTTGAAGATGACCAACATGTTTTTTGGTTGCTCAAAGAGGAGGAACACGTCCAACGCCTACAAGCCCTCTTCCAAGAGAAGGTCCCTAGCAGCTATATTTGCGATGGACACCACCGCATGACGACAGCAGAACGCCTCTATAATGCCCATAAATCCGAGGATTCCCAAAATCCTTTTCATTATATCATGGCAGCCTATTTTCCCGCTAGCGAAATTCTAATCCATAACTATAATCGCATTCTCAAGTCCCTCAAAGGACTTAGCGAAGAGGAGTTTTTGCAAAAACTAGAGAAATATTATGAGGTTAGCCTAGAACCTATGGCCTTCCGCCCCCTCCGCCGTGGAGAAATGGGCTGCTATATCCAAGGCCGCTGGCGCAAACTCCTACTTCGAGAAGAGTATAGCCCAGGCGATGAAACCAGCGTGGCCGATAGCCTAGATGTGCACCTTTTCAACCGCTATATTTTACAAGATATCTTGGGCATTGAAGATGTACGCAACGATGTGGAGGTCCGCTATGTAGGCGGTGTGAAAGGCCCCGCCGCCCTAGAACGAAAAGTAGATGAAGAGGCTGCCGTTGCCGCCTTCAACCTCTATCCCGTCGCTATGGAAGACCTGATTTCTATCTCGGATCTCAGAGGAACCCTGCCCCCCAAATCTACTTATGTAGAACCCCGTATGCGCAACGGATTTACCGCCCAAATGTATAGCAAAATCTAA
- the porV gene encoding type IX secretion system outer membrane channel protein PorV: protein MQQRILQAFSFVLGLGIFLGLPEAKAQCILKDGQLVQPDGSPCSNTIITAVPFLSITPDARFGAMGDAGIAIDADPNSMHFNSSNLAWASSDVGVSMNYTPWLRALGLNDVFLSYVSVYKHLDDRQTLGGSLRYFSLGEIQYTDDQGNALQTVSPREFELAAAYARKMSQNFSAALSLKYIYSSLGTGVAAGGETLTPAHAFAADVSFTYNKPMKVNDKNANLRLGLAMTNLGSKISYTQSADRDYLPANIGLGSAFTYDIDEHNSITFALDINKLMVPTPIPRSIEDENGNLVDNPAYDSDGDAGQGDGTADYKQQSVPSSIFSSFSDAPAGAGEEFRELMYSFGMEYWYNKQFAVRAGHYNEHSTKGNRKYFTVGLGLKYNIFNINFSYLVPAVAAQRNPLDNTLRFSLVFDFGEAPEFDTKK, encoded by the coding sequence ATGCAACAGAGAATCTTGCAGGCCTTTAGTTTTGTTCTAGGCCTAGGAATATTTTTGGGTTTGCCCGAAGCTAAAGCACAATGTATTTTGAAAGATGGGCAACTTGTTCAACCTGACGGTAGCCCTTGCTCTAATACTATTATTACCGCTGTTCCCTTTCTAAGTATTACCCCCGATGCCCGCTTCGGCGCTATGGGCGACGCCGGCATCGCCATTGATGCCGACCCCAACTCTATGCACTTCAACTCGTCTAACTTGGCTTGGGCCTCTAGTGATGTTGGTGTATCCATGAATTATACGCCTTGGCTACGCGCCCTAGGCCTCAACGACGTTTTTCTTTCTTATGTCTCAGTCTATAAGCACCTAGATGATCGCCAAACCCTAGGCGGCTCGTTACGCTATTTCTCTCTAGGAGAAATCCAATATACCGATGATCAAGGAAATGCACTACAAACTGTAAGCCCTCGAGAGTTTGAACTCGCAGCTGCTTATGCTCGCAAAATGAGCCAAAACTTTTCTGCCGCCCTTAGCCTTAAGTATATCTACTCTAGCCTAGGTACAGGCGTAGCCGCCGGCGGAGAAACCCTCACCCCTGCCCACGCCTTTGCCGCAGATGTTTCCTTTACCTATAATAAACCCATGAAGGTAAATGATAAGAATGCCAACCTACGCCTTGGCTTAGCCATGACCAATTTGGGCTCTAAAATTTCTTATACCCAATCTGCCGACCGCGATTATCTACCCGCCAATATTGGACTAGGCTCTGCCTTTACTTATGATATTGATGAGCATAACTCTATTACTTTTGCCCTAGATATCAATAAACTTATGGTGCCCACGCCCATTCCTCGCAGCATCGAGGACGAAAATGGCAATCTAGTTGATAATCCAGCATACGATAGCGATGGAGATGCTGGCCAAGGAGATGGTACCGCCGATTATAAACAACAATCTGTACCTAGCTCTATTTTCTCTTCTTTTAGCGATGCCCCCGCTGGCGCCGGCGAAGAGTTTAGAGAACTAATGTACTCTTTTGGTATGGAATACTGGTACAATAAACAGTTTGCTGTGCGTGCCGGCCACTATAATGAACACTCTACTAAAGGTAACCGCAAGTATTTTACCGTAGGACTTGGCCTCAAGTACAATATCTTCAATATCAACTTCTCTTATCTAGTGCCCGCGGTGGCTGCCCAACGCAACCCCCTAGATAATACCCTCAGATTCTCTCTCGTTTTTGACTTTGGCGAGGCCCCTGAATTTGATACCAAAAAATAA